The following coding sequences are from one Oryzias melastigma strain HK-1 linkage group LG20, ASM292280v2, whole genome shotgun sequence window:
- the LOC118600241 gene encoding myelin-associated glycoprotein-like isoform X1, giving the protein MKDECRSLMAALSVKVLTVYMFLSVFFLPGVWAECKENSHLHMTAPKKLEALSGSCLIIPCSFKKTPGNGEKFDKSKQIIGVWIKNNTQFVENPNNVIFNSTNQTNIYPMKIIGNLTQTNCTTLFSNLTTKYTERYYFRIEDGYFKVVDRCNFIEINIQDSPQSPSIEIPADLKEKTSVSITCSAPTPCPHSPPELTWNLQADSQRQTETNTDGSFTTKIQKNITLSDTHDGFTINCSARYPVNEGPPKTAETLKTLNVSYAPKDTSVSISPSASVSVGIWVKMTCSSRAKPAVINFIWFRSSKDGDQKVAEGEFYSLNATEGGAYYCVATNDLGNQTSPKIDLIVGGSLKLIIQNFVRVAVILILTCSIFCIWCSRKIQRHQQAKTQQKQPANELDLQSPAIDAVYEL; this is encoded by the exons ATGAAGGATGAATGCAGGAGTTTGATGGCAGCTCTGTCTGTGAAGGTGCTGACAGTCTACATGTTCCTGAGTGTCTTCTTCCTTCCAG GAGTTTGGGCTGAATGTAAAGAGAATTCACATCTTCACATGACTGCACCAAAGAAGCTGGAAGCTCTGAGTGGATCCTGTTTGATAATTCCATGTAGCTTTAAGAAAACACCAGGAAATGGAGAGAAGTTTGACAAGAGCAAACAAATCATTGGAGTTTGGATTAAAAACAATACTCAGTTCGTTGAAAATccaaacaatgtgattttcaaCAGCACTAATCAAACAAACATCTATCCAATGAAGATTATTGGAAACCTGACGCAGACAAACTGCACCACTTTGTTTTCTAATTTGACCACAAAATATACAGAAAGATATTATTTTAGGATTGAAGATGGATATTTTAAAGTAGTCGACCGTTGTAATTTCATTGAGATAAACATTCAAG ATTCTCCTCAGAGTCCCAGCATTGAAATCCCAGCTGATCTGAAGGAGAAGACGTCTGTCTCCATCACCTGCTCGGCTCCCACTCCCTGTCCTCACTCCCCTCCTGAACTCACCTGGAATCTCCAAGCAGACTCTCAGAGACAAACGGAGACAAACACAGATGGAAGCTTTACAACTAAAATCCAGAAGAACATCACTCTGTCAGACACTCATGATGGATTCACCATCAACTGTTCTGCCAGATATCCTGTGAATGAAGGACCACCAAAGACAGCAGAGACACTAAAGACTCTCAATGTTTCAT ATGCTCCTAAGGACACCTCAGTATCCATCAgtccatcagcttcagtgtctgTAGGTATCTGGGTGAAGATGACCTGTTCCAGCAGAGCTAAACCTGCTGTCATCAACTTCATCTGGTTCAGGAGCAGCAAAGATGGAGACCAGAAAGTAGCTGAAGGAGAATTTTACAGTCTGAATGCAACAGAAGGAGGAGCTTATTACTGTGTGGCTACAAATGATCTGGGAAACCAGACGTCTCCAAAGATTGATCTGATTGTTGGAG GTTCTCTGaaattaattattcaaaattttGTAAGAGTTGCTGTGATCCTCATCCTGACCTGCTCAATTTTCTGTATTTG GTGTTCTAGGAAAATTCAACGACACCAACAG
- the LOC118600241 gene encoding myelin-associated glycoprotein-like isoform X2, whose product MKDECRSLMAALSVKVLTVYMFLSVFFLPGVWAECKENSHLHMTAPKKLEALSGSCLIIPCSFKKTPGNGEKFDKSKQIIGVWIKNNTQFVENPNNVIFNSTNQTNIYPMKIIGNLTQTNCTTLFSNLTTKYTERYYFRIEDGYFKVVDRCNFIEINIQDSPQSPSIEIPADLKEKTSVSITCSAPTPCPHSPPELTWNLQADSQRQTETNTDGSFTTKIQKNITLSDTHDGFTINCSARYPVNEGPPKTAETLKTLNVSYAPKDTSVSISPSASVSVGIWVKMTCSSRAKPAVINFIWFRSSKDGDQKVAEGEFYSLNATEGGAYYCVATNDLGNQTSPKIDLIVGGVLGKFNDTNRQKHNRNNLQMSLISKVQPLTPYMNCNEEH is encoded by the exons ATGAAGGATGAATGCAGGAGTTTGATGGCAGCTCTGTCTGTGAAGGTGCTGACAGTCTACATGTTCCTGAGTGTCTTCTTCCTTCCAG GAGTTTGGGCTGAATGTAAAGAGAATTCACATCTTCACATGACTGCACCAAAGAAGCTGGAAGCTCTGAGTGGATCCTGTTTGATAATTCCATGTAGCTTTAAGAAAACACCAGGAAATGGAGAGAAGTTTGACAAGAGCAAACAAATCATTGGAGTTTGGATTAAAAACAATACTCAGTTCGTTGAAAATccaaacaatgtgattttcaaCAGCACTAATCAAACAAACATCTATCCAATGAAGATTATTGGAAACCTGACGCAGACAAACTGCACCACTTTGTTTTCTAATTTGACCACAAAATATACAGAAAGATATTATTTTAGGATTGAAGATGGATATTTTAAAGTAGTCGACCGTTGTAATTTCATTGAGATAAACATTCAAG ATTCTCCTCAGAGTCCCAGCATTGAAATCCCAGCTGATCTGAAGGAGAAGACGTCTGTCTCCATCACCTGCTCGGCTCCCACTCCCTGTCCTCACTCCCCTCCTGAACTCACCTGGAATCTCCAAGCAGACTCTCAGAGACAAACGGAGACAAACACAGATGGAAGCTTTACAACTAAAATCCAGAAGAACATCACTCTGTCAGACACTCATGATGGATTCACCATCAACTGTTCTGCCAGATATCCTGTGAATGAAGGACCACCAAAGACAGCAGAGACACTAAAGACTCTCAATGTTTCAT ATGCTCCTAAGGACACCTCAGTATCCATCAgtccatcagcttcagtgtctgTAGGTATCTGGGTGAAGATGACCTGTTCCAGCAGAGCTAAACCTGCTGTCATCAACTTCATCTGGTTCAGGAGCAGCAAAGATGGAGACCAGAAAGTAGCTGAAGGAGAATTTTACAGTCTGAATGCAACAGAAGGAGGAGCTTATTACTGTGTGGCTACAAATGATCTGGGAAACCAGACGTCTCCAAAGATTGATCTGATTGTTGGAG GTGTTCTAGGAAAATTCAACGACACCAACAG